One genomic segment of Plasmodium cynomolgi strain B DNA, chromosome 14, whole genome shotgun sequence includes these proteins:
- a CDS encoding tryptophan-rich antigen (Pv-fam-a;~putative) → MEQLQDVQKHNANYVASSILVKTYYPPMLQHAEEIFILMNHDLNNGKEAREKFMNQVTGLLQTCKVYLLNELSTILGVTIKKLRSTNEGVKNVQGYATKDNLISTCHDDQDDDGEDDDDEDNSEGSNDSLAKVDLKNAREDKPKDIFTKEGEEDMIKEKTDEKPMKNNEDANKQGTADNDVKENIIEKKNEKDSNTNEEVKHGENVTIERDTKGQSKSETGEELKREKSGPSKRGTGEVTKRATDGAAKRATGGVAKRATGGAAKRATGGVAKRKKIASSKLETGGEAKSDVNGEAKSDVNGEAKSDVNGEAKSDVNGVAKSDVNGEAKSDTSGVAKSDASGVAKCDTTVVPERETSEQEKLQKNEQTKDKTIEELLNMTQETNSGINQDITKKFLNFLNITLKDKENDEKGVNADESNKNELTEEWKVNEWNNWMRQLDEQWHFFFITVETKTNNWIKQKEEEFQTWLTEMETKWMNYNHNLDTEYKTDLYKQYQMWDESDWKTWIRKVGKRLMEEDWIKWINDHESKLNEWYNYDWYQWRFLKYFKWEMNEWKTDEYEHWEEWQNGNLALWLHKKKKKIFNMEKQDRKGKVRMGQLGSIKR, encoded by the exons ATGGAGCAGCTTCAGGATGTACAAAAACATAATGCAAATTATGTCGCTTCGTC GATTCTAGTAAAGACTTATTATCCA CCAATGCTTCAACATGCAGAAGAAATTTTCATACTTATGAACCATGACTTAAATaatggaaaagaagcaagggaaaaatttatgaaccAGGTGACAGGACTCCTGCAAACGTGTAAGGTTTACTTATTGAATGAGCTTAGTACCATTCTAGGAgtaacaattaaaaaattgagaagtACCAACGAAGGTGTCAAAAATGTTCAAGGATATGCAACAAAGGATAATTTAATAAGTACATGTCATGATGATCAAGATGATGACGGCGAAGACGATGATGACGAGGATAACAGTGAAGGATCAAACGACAGTCTTGCTAAGGTTGATTTGAAAAACGCACGGGAAGATAAGCCAAAAGATATCTTTACaaaagaaggtgaagaagatATGATCAAAGAGAAAACGGATGAAAAACCTATGAAAAATAACGAAGATGCCAATAAACAAGGAACTGCCGATAATGacgtaaaagaaaatataatagaaaaaaaaaatgaaaaagatagcaacacaaatgaagaagtaAAACATGGCGAAAATGTGACAATAGAACGCGACACAAAAGGGCAATCAAAGTCAGAAACAGGTGAAGAATTAAAACGTGAAAAGAGTGGACCGTCGAAGCGTGGAACAGGGGAAGTAACAAAACGTGCAACTGACGGAGCAGCAAAACGAGCAACCGGCGGAGTAGCAAAACGAGCAACTGGCGGAGCAGCAAAACGAGCAACCGGCGGAGTAgcaaaacgtaaaaaaattgcatcgTCGAAACTTGAAACGGGCGGAGAAGCGAAAAGTGATGTCAACGGAGAAGCGAAAAGTGATGTCAACGGAGAAGCGAAAAGTGATGTCAACGGAGAAGCGAAAAGTGATGTCAACGGAGTAGCGAAAAGTGATGTCAACGGAGAAGCGAAAAGTGATACTAGCGGAGTAGCGAAAAGTGATGCCAGCGGAGTAGCAAAATGCGATACGACGGTGGTTCCTGAACGCGAAACATCGGAGCAAGAGAAACtccaaaaaaacgaacaaacgaaGGACAAGACAATTGAAGAATTATTGAATATGACACAGGAAACGAATTCCGGAATAAATCAAGATATAACGAAAAAATTCctaaactttttaaatataactttaaaagataaagaaaacgATGAAAAAGGTGTAAATGCTGatgaatcaaataaaaacgaacTAACAGAAGAATGGAAAGTTAACGAATGGAATAATTGGATGCGTCAGTTGGATGAACaatggcattttttctttataactGTGGAAACCAAAACAAATAACTGgattaaacaaaaagaagaagagttTCAAACATGGTTAACAGAAATGGAAACTAAATGGATGAATTACAACCACAATTTGGATACAGAATATAAAACTGATCTATACAAACAGTATCAAATGTGGGATGAATCTGACTGGAAAACATGGATAAGAAAAGTTGGAAAAAGACTAATGGAAGAAGATTGGATTAAATGGATAAACGATCATGAATCTAAATTGAATGAATGGTATAACTATGACTGGTACCAATGGAGATTCTTAAAGTATTTTAAATGGGAAATGAATGAATGGAAAACTGATGAATATGAACATTGGGAagaatggcaaaatggcaatttGGCCCTATggctacataaaaaaaagaaaaaaatatttaacatgGAAAAACAGGATAGAAAGGGAAAGGTCAGAATGGGACAGTTGGGTTCGATCAAAAGATGA
- a CDS encoding Pv-fam-d protein (putative), giving the protein MKESRSMISYMKVFTYSLIVWSSQYARNSSNALCDLSCYKGNNRLLGEGSMYSLRGDFPMRPRNGGGYRDDELHNMSRRMNSAVNDAHFERRFQALSSEDNLQGGFKAMMHDDNIQKRFSAIMHEGDNGRGSGNSFENEFNTRGRSNYYQHYKKGSGLKKNVMGLLKYDKYSGRKGQSSRGARDFDRQAHRYQQDIEAHQTPYNFNTFDITLNTHMPLFDSNGPLEEHEIKHVVQKKRLNRSALESILESFIKFVKKSDAMYETELLGIMTGTTGAYDGQHLEQKKNKGLGGMLKDKLTIISPIISIAIFLVLFVVFDVLSGVVITSILLIATALYVWYKYNKCERINKMYGIYDEQKLMEHSAKRKMAALRNSRYIR; this is encoded by the exons atgaaagaaagcAGGAGTATGATTTCCTATATGAAAGTTTTTACTTATTCTCTCATAGTATGGTCGTCGCAATATGCCCGTAAC tcATCAAATGCCTTATGTGATCTATCATGTTATAAGGGCAACAACAGGTTATTGGGCGAAGGCTCAATGTATTCATTAAGAGGTGATTTCCCTATGAGACCTAGAAATGGTGGTGGTTATCGAGATGATGAACTTCATAATATGTCAAGAAGAATGAACAGTGCAGTAAATGATGCTCATTTTGAACGTCGATTTCAGGCATTATCCTCTGAAGATAATTTACAGGGTGGCTTTAAGGCTATGATGCACGATGACAATATACAGAAACGATTTAGTGCAATAATGCATGAGGGAGATAATGGAAGGGGATCTGGCAATTCATTTGAGAATGAGTTTAATACAAGAGGAAGATCGAATTACTATCAgcattacaaaaaagggagtggcttaaaaaagaatgttaTGGGTTTATTAAAGTACGATAAATATTCAGGAAGAAAAGGTCAGTCATCAAGAGGAG CCAGGGATTTTGATAGACAAGCTCATCGTTATCAACAGGATATAGAAGCTCACCAGACCCCTTATAACTTTAACACCTTTGATATTACTCTGAATACTCACATGCCACTTTTTGATAGTAACGGACCACTGGAAGAACATGAAATCAAACACGtagttcaaaaaaaaagattaaacAGAAGTGCCCTAGAATCCATCTTAGAAAGTTTTATTAAATTCGTAAAAAAATCAGATGCAATGTATGAAACAGAACTATTAGGTATAATGACAGGTACTACTGGTGCTTATGATGGTCAACACctcgaacaaaaaaaaaataaaggattGGGAGGCATGCTTAAGGATAAATTAACCATCATTTCCCCAATTATATCAATTGCTATCTTTTTGGTCTTGTTCGTTGTGTTTGATGTATTATCTGGTGTTGTCATAACATCTATACTTCTCATTGCAACAGCCTTATATGTATGGTACAAATATAACAAGTGTGAacgtataaataaaatgtacgGAATTTATGACGAGCAAAAATTAATGGAGCACAgtgcaaaacgaaaaatggcAGCACTCAGAAATTCAAGATACATTAGATAA
- a CDS encoding tryptophan-rich antigen (Pv-fam-a;~putative), whose product MELSEDLTIISPIRTLFKNAINVNKESILSQINPSSFVPYIYAILFALGAVLLFVKRLPQKKNDEIPQFPQNKESYKEIALEQGLIEKSEELKKYAWNNWFLKLQTDWKYFNSALENEKQTWFDEKEKEWQEWLKSMENRWTHYNEDMDTKFKSNILRNSQDWDENQWETWIKNDGKKIMEMNYHKWIAENHSHYNAWVVEKWEEWKNDKIITWLTKDWRRNEFEYWQKFKNVTLPEPLFERVKSNWNKWVKRLSKEKEQWKKWVAVKYELYENNECKQWKKWKDDREVLFNNWVESFISTWITEKKWNVWIEEKLYEDAF is encoded by the exons ATGGAACTAAGTGAGGACCTAACTATTATCAGCCCCATACGAACACTGtttaaaaatgcaataaACGTAAATAAGGAAAGCATACTGTCACAAATTAACCCGAGTTCCTTTGTtccgtatatatatgccatCTTATTTGCCCTTGGAGCTGTTCTTCTCTTCGTAAAACGTCTCCCACAg aaaaaaaatgatgaaatacCACAGTTCCCGCAAAATAAAGAATCATACAAAGAAATCGCCCTTGAACAAGGACTAATTGAAAAGTCAgaagaattgaaaaaatacgcaTGGAATAACTGGTTTTTGAAACTGCAAACAGACTGGAAATATTTCAATTCGGCTCTCGAGAATGAAAAACAGACATGGtttgatgaaaaagaaaaagaatggCAAGAATGGCTAAAGTCTATGGAAAACAGATGGACACATTATAACGAAGATATGGACACAAAATTTAAATCGAATATTTTAAGGAATTCACAAGATTGGGATGAAAATCAATGGGAAACCTGGATTAAAAatgacggaaaaaaaattatggaaatGAATTACCATAAATGGATTGCTGAAAATCATTCTCATTATAATGCTTGGGTTgtagaaaaatgggaagaatgGAAGAACGATAAAATTATCACCTGGTTAACAAAAGATTGGAGACGTAACGAATTTGAATATtggcaaaaatttaaaaatgtgaccTTACCAGAACCATTATTTGAAAGGGTAAAAAGTAACTGGAATAAATGGGTTAAAAGGTTAtctaaagaaaaagaacagtggaaaaaatgggttgCTGTAAAATATGAGTTATATGAAAACAATGAGTGCAAACAatggaagaaatggaaagatGATAGAGAAGTCTTGTTTAACAATTGGGTAGAATCATTTATCAGCACGTGgataacagaaaaaaagtggaacgTCTGGATTGAAGAGAAATTATATGAAGACGCTTTCTGA
- a CDS encoding Pv-fam-d protein (putative) — MLKTTYNKTTSKYSGTCNNTPNPPTAPTHLSSVKANTTESKKNRFPFFIKIFTLSLLMWTYRHADEPNCDKSFHKEHDEDNTVNVTLGRSLSNVDSLLQQDYKTLEKRYKELLKDYDKTHKNKWHKLFFHDDLEYMFELVKNDDNIKKTLDTLKRNKEIEKRFNTLDYGRNLNKRDEIFVENNDSFDKKGCELYREDNDKKSYSTSNYTGNDKKRHTSSEYDANYDRKPSKVNYADSLERRNSSFNYSDNIENEFEKRDYDKHFKKMYDSFKFGQNFLKGYNAERANDNVQKMFNTLEEKDYVKKEPTRLNDQHKLEKRFYKSEYYDKLEERPQAKNYHDYCEKLLDALKHDRNFQQLLEVLEYDDNFDKLLNILKSDARVEEIFDSLRQDNAVKKILYMLKHYDNTAWKENNIAARKKKYKNKLNKSPRSIVSTICKFLINIDPRI, encoded by the exons atgcTTAAGACAACTTACAACAAAACAACCTCTAAGTATTCAGGGACATGTAACAACACACCTAATCCCCCCACTGCACCAACTCATTTGTCGAGTGTAAAGGCAAACACCACGGagtcgaaaaaaaacagattccccttttttattaaaatttttacattgtCCCTTTTAATGTGGACATATAGGCACGCGGATGAG CCCAACTGTGATAAGTCTTTCCATAAGGAACATGACGAAGATAACACGGTGAATGTAACACTCGGCAGATCCTTAAGCAATGTAGATTCATTGTTACAACAAGATTATAAGACTTTAGAAAAAAGATACAAAGAATTACTTAAAGATTATGACAAAACtcacaaaaacaaatggcaCAAATTATTCTTTCATGATGATCTGGAATATATGTTTGAACtagtaaaaaatgatgataacattaaaaaaacactcgATACATTGAAACGTAATAAGGAAATTGAAAAGCGATTTAATACATTAGACTATGGaagaaatttaaacaaaCGAGATGAAATATTCGTAGAGAACAATGACtcttttgataaaaaaggcTGTGAATTATATCGTGAAGATAATGATAAGAAAAGTTATAGTACATCAAATTACACAGGCAATGATAAAAAGAGGCATACCTCTTCAGAATATGACGCTAACTATGACAGGAAGCCAAGCAAGGTAAACTATGCTGATAGTCTTGAAAGGAGAAACAGTTCATTCAATTATAGCGATAACATTGAAAACGAATTCGAAAAACGTGATTACGataagcattttaaaaaaatgtacgacTCATTCAAATTTGgacaaaattttctaaaGGGATATAACGCAGAAAGAGCAAATGATAACGttcaaaaaatgtttaatacattagaagaaaaagactACGTTAAGAAAGAGCCTACTAGACTAAACGATCAGCATAAATTAGAAAAGCGATTTTATAAATCCGAATACTATGATAAATTGGAAGAGCGACCCCAGGCAAAGAACTACCATGATTACTGTGAAAAGCTACTTGATGCATTAAAGCATGACAGAAATTTTCAACAACTACTTGAGGTTCTAGAATATGACGACAATTTTGATAAACTGCTTAATATACTAAAGAGTGATGCACGTGttgaagaaatatttgaCTCATTAAGACAAGATAatgctgttaaaaaaatactctaCATGTTAAAACATTATGATAATACAGCATGGAAAGAGAATAACATAGCAgcgcgaaagaaaaaatataagaataaattaaacaaaagtCCAAGGTCCATCGTATCAACgatatgtaaatttttaataaatattgatCCCAGAATTTAA